In Clostridium sp. DL-VIII, the following proteins share a genomic window:
- a CDS encoding EFR1 family ferrodoxin (N-terminal region resembles flavodoxins. C-terminal ferrodoxin region binds two 4Fe-4S clusters.) — protein MKIFYFTATGNNLYVAKRIGGESYSIPKLMKQGQFEFEDEKIGIVFPSYYGGVPRIVEEFLNKVKLKSKYIFAVVSFGSFSGAVIPELLEIGKRNQIQFSYINEILMVDNYLPVFDISKEMKKEPKKKIEENLVKIINDIQVEKVYIKRHAAVIRSIEPILKKFYSSTKANLEYDKNFYVEDTCNSCKVCEKVCPVNNINVDTKPVYKGNCEKCLACINHCPQNAIRLKQEKSKARFINQNVKLKEIIEANN, from the coding sequence ATGAAAATATTTTATTTTACAGCAACTGGCAACAATTTATATGTGGCAAAGAGAATTGGAGGGGAAAGCTATTCTATTCCTAAGTTAATGAAACAAGGACAATTTGAGTTTGAAGATGAAAAGATTGGTATTGTATTTCCAAGTTATTATGGAGGGGTTCCTAGAATTGTTGAGGAGTTTCTAAATAAAGTCAAACTAAAAAGTAAGTATATTTTTGCGGTGGTGTCTTTTGGATCTTTTTCAGGAGCAGTCATACCTGAGCTTTTAGAAATTGGAAAAAGAAATCAAATCCAATTTTCATACATTAACGAAATACTTATGGTTGACAATTACCTTCCAGTGTTTGATATATCTAAAGAGATGAAAAAAGAGCCAAAGAAAAAAATAGAAGAAAATCTTGTAAAAATAATTAATGATATCCAGGTTGAAAAAGTATATATCAAGAGACACGCTGCAGTTATAAGATCTATTGAACCAATATTAAAAAAGTTTTATTCTAGTACTAAGGCTAACCTTGAATATGATAAGAATTTCTATGTAGAAGATACCTGTAATAGCTGCAAAGTTTGTGAGAAAGTTTGCCCAGTAAATAATATTAATGTAGATACTAAACCTGTTTATAAAGGAAATTGTGAGAAGTGTTTAGCATGTATTAATCATTGTCCACAGAATGCTATACGTCTTAAGCAGGAAAAAAGTAAAGCTAGATTTATTAATCAAAATGTTAAATTGAAGGAAATAATAGAGGCAAATAATTAA
- a CDS encoding TetR/AcrR family transcriptional regulator, whose protein sequence is MTNKYNAEQNKITKESIFSALMSLMEKKDFKNISITEVSQKAGVSRMAFYRNYNIMEDILIDHLDDMFKEYSTLLNHKEISNYEMTRLFFYYFRQHQKFIENLLRSKLAHLILERSIEFLNIYSKTITCTMDCSPEFEKYNIGFIAGGFFNVLMIWCKSGMTESDEKMAEMVYERLSNHIAGISLI, encoded by the coding sequence ATGACTAATAAATACAATGCTGAACAGAATAAGATTACAAAAGAAAGTATTTTTAGTGCTCTTATGTCTTTAATGGAGAAAAAAGACTTTAAGAATATTTCTATTACCGAAGTATCGCAAAAAGCTGGTGTATCACGAATGGCTTTTTATCGAAATTACAACATAATGGAGGATATCCTTATTGATCATTTGGATGACATGTTTAAAGAGTATTCAACTCTTTTAAATCATAAAGAAATTAGCAATTATGAAATGACACGTTTATTTTTTTATTATTTTAGACAACATCAAAAATTTATTGAAAACCTACTAAGGTCTAAATTAGCCCACTTAATACTTGAACGGTCTATTGAATTTCTTAATATATACTCCAAAACTATAACATGCACCATGGACTGCTCTCCTGAATTTGAAAAATATAATATTGGATTCATTGCGGGGGGATTTTTCAACGTATTGATGATTTGGTGCAAAAGTGGTATGACAGAGAGTGATGAGAAGATGGCAGAAATGGTTTACGAGCGGCTTTCTAATCATATTGCTGGAATCTCCTTGATATAA
- a CDS encoding MGMT family protein: protein MKKIMNEQLIYEILSVVEEIPEGKVATYGQIAGLIGRDKNARLVGKVLSNAEFYGEYPCHRVVNHAGRLAPGWQEQRFLLLEEGVSFKNENHVDMKENQWDC from the coding sequence ATGAAAAAGATTATGAATGAACAACTAATTTATGAAATACTTTCAGTTGTAGAAGAAATACCTGAAGGGAAAGTAGCTACATATGGACAAATTGCTGGGCTTATTGGTAGAGACAAAAATGCACGACTTGTTGGGAAGGTTCTTAGCAATGCAGAATTTTATGGGGAATATCCATGCCATCGTGTGGTAAATCATGCTGGAAGGCTGGCACCGGGGTGGCAGGAACAACGATTTCTGCTGTTAGAAGAAGGCGTATCATTTAAAAATGAAAATCATGTTGATATGAAGGAAAATCAGTGGGACTGCTAG
- a CDS encoding alpha/beta hydrolase — MNIKIVPGLNNSGPEHWQTIWEKKYGFERIAQEEWEYPVYKEWEKNLIESLSREKSCDVVLIAHSLGCLLTVKAMPKIRKYLKAVFLVAPPDPNKEQFPNFLDSFEHLPEANLELPGILVYSENDQYSSSLFCIEKGKQWGIETMSVGRKGHINSESNIGDWSEGFNLFQKLLERIQ, encoded by the coding sequence ATGAATATAAAGATAGTTCCTGGCCTTAATAACTCTGGACCAGAGCATTGGCAGACTATTTGGGAGAAAAAATATGGGTTTGAAAGAATAGCTCAAGAGGAATGGGAGTATCCTGTATATAAAGAATGGGAAAAAAATTTAATAGAAAGCCTTTCAAGAGAAAAGAGCTGTGATGTAGTATTGATTGCGCACAGCCTCGGCTGCCTGCTTACTGTAAAAGCCATGCCTAAGATACGAAAATATCTGAAAGCAGTCTTCTTAGTGGCTCCACCAGATCCAAACAAGGAACAATTTCCAAATTTCTTAGATTCCTTTGAGCATTTGCCAGAAGCTAACTTGGAGCTGCCTGGAATACTGGTTTATAGTGAGAATGATCAATATTCCTCATCTCTGTTTTGTATAGAAAAAGGTAAACAGTGGGGTATTGAAACAATGTCTGTTGGCAGAAAGGGCCATATAAATAGTGAATCCAATATAGGTGATTGGAGTGAAGGATTCAATTTATTTCAGAAACTATTAGAAAGAATTCAATGA
- a CDS encoding peptide deformylase, which translates to MIKPIVKDVLFLGQKSEEATKNDIAVIDDLIDTLRANLEHCVGLAGNMIGVKKRILVFTVGGLIVPMINPVILKREKLYETEESCLSLIGVRKTKRYEMIEVKYLDRNFKKQKQVFTGFTAQIIQHEMDHFEGIII; encoded by the coding sequence ATGATAAAACCAATTGTAAAAGATGTATTGTTTTTAGGACAAAAATCAGAAGAGGCAACTAAAAATGATATAGCAGTAATTGATGATTTAATAGATACATTAAGAGCAAACTTAGAGCATTGTGTTGGGCTGGCTGGTAATATGATTGGAGTAAAGAAACGTATATTGGTGTTTACTGTAGGAGGCCTTATTGTGCCTATGATAAATCCGGTTATATTAAAGAGGGAAAAGCTTTATGAAACAGAAGAGAGTTGTTTATCTTTAATTGGCGTTAGAAAAACAAAGAGATATGAAATGATAGAGGTTAAGTATCTTGATAGAAACTTTAAGAAGCAAAAGCAAGTTTTTACTGGATTTACAGCACAAATAATTCAACATGAAATGGATCATTTTGAAGGTATAATAATCTAA
- a CDS encoding sensor histidine kinase, which yields MTISEFLKDKAIVILCNTLFFIILSTIMFVINVNLIIVMFVFCIWFFPLGSYMTLEYIKHKKYFGEIDSLLEKLDKKYLIPEMLKEAESIQGEKFNSILKELSRDMYEHVKYYKDLQEDYREYLEVWIHEIKTPIASSKLVIENNQNEVTNKIDFQIDKIERFVEQVLYYSRSNDAYKDYIIKQINLGDIVRNVVKRNYRDFIHKKIKINIKDIDEIVYSDGKWAEFIINQIIVNSIKYSGNKNPQINISSMKKANSVMLFIEDNGVGIIDKDIDRVFEKGFTGENGRRFSKSTGMGLYLCEKLCSKLGMKITIDSKVNEGTKVTLIFPLSGMATFNDD from the coding sequence ATGACTATAAGTGAATTTCTTAAAGATAAAGCTATTGTAATACTATGTAATACTCTTTTTTTTATTATATTGTCAACAATAATGTTTGTTATAAATGTTAATTTAATTATAGTTATGTTTGTTTTTTGTATATGGTTTTTTCCGTTGGGGTCTTATATGACTTTAGAATATATAAAACATAAAAAATATTTTGGGGAAATTGACAGTTTGTTAGAAAAATTGGACAAGAAATATTTAATTCCAGAGATGCTAAAGGAAGCCGAATCTATACAAGGAGAAAAATTCAACTCTATACTTAAAGAATTAAGCAGAGATATGTATGAGCATGTAAAATATTATAAAGATTTGCAGGAAGATTATAGAGAATATCTAGAAGTCTGGATTCATGAAATTAAAACACCAATAGCTTCTTCAAAGCTTGTTATTGAGAACAATCAAAATGAAGTGACTAATAAAATAGACTTTCAGATAGATAAAATTGAAAGATTTGTTGAACAGGTACTTTACTATTCTAGAAGTAATGATGCTTATAAAGATTATATTATAAAACAAATTAATCTAGGTGATATAGTAAGAAATGTAGTAAAAAGAAACTATAGAGATTTCATTCATAAGAAAATAAAAATAAATATAAAAGACATTGATGAAATTGTATATAGCGATGGGAAATGGGCTGAATTTATCATTAATCAGATAATAGTAAATTCAATAAAATATTCAGGTAATAAGAATCCTCAAATTAATATATCATCAATGAAAAAAGCCAATTCGGTAATGTTATTTATAGAAGATAATGGAGTAGGGATAATAGATAAGGATATAGATAGAGTATTTGAAAAAGGCTTCACTGGTGAGAATGGAAGAAGATTTAGCAAAAGTACAGGTATGGGTTTGTATTTATGTGAAAAGCTCTGCTCAAAATTGGGAATGAAAATTACTATTGACTCTAAAGTTAATGAAGGAACCAAAGTAACATTAATATTTCCTTTATCGGGTATGGCAACTTTTAATGATGATTAA
- a CDS encoding response regulator transcription factor: protein MRKIIVIEDDEVIREELQSFLERYGYEVKAPLDMDNIINYIKSENAELILLDINLPMYDGYYICREVRKTSEVPIIIVTSRDSEIDELMSMNLGADDFITKPYNTEILLARITNILKRTYGNIKISNILSYRDFDLNLSNATVICKDKSLELTKNEVKILSFLINNKGNIVKRDSLIEYLWKAEYFVDDSTLNVNINRLRKKLEEIGIENPIETRRGMGYIMP from the coding sequence ATGAGAAAAATTATTGTTATTGAAGATGATGAAGTTATAAGGGAGGAATTGCAAAGTTTTTTAGAGAGATATGGATATGAAGTGAAGGCTCCTTTAGATATGGATAATATAATAAATTATATTAAAAGTGAGAACGCTGAACTTATATTGCTAGATATTAATCTGCCTATGTATGATGGTTACTATATATGCAGGGAAGTACGCAAGACTTCAGAGGTACCAATCATAATAGTTACGAGTAGAGATAGCGAAATAGATGAGCTTATGAGCATGAATTTGGGGGCGGATGACTTTATTACAAAACCTTATAATACAGAAATACTACTTGCCAGGATAACAAATATTTTAAAAAGGACTTATGGAAACATAAAAATTAGCAATATATTAAGCTACAGGGATTTTGATTTAAACCTTTCAAATGCAACGGTTATTTGTAAAGATAAGTCTTTAGAGTTAACTAAAAATGAGGTTAAAATACTATCATTTTTGATAAATAATAAAGGAAATATAGTAAAAAGAGATTCTCTTATAGAGTATCTTTGGAAAGCAGAGTATTTTGTAGATGACAGCACTTTAAATGTTAATATAAATAGATTAAGAAAGAAGCTTGAAGAAATAGGAATAGAAAATCCAATAGAGACAAGAAGAGGAATGGGGTACATTATGCCATGA
- a CDS encoding glycosyltransferase family 39 protein — MNKLNVVFTKFMNTILKIVLSIVIVASVGMLFVTILDFNAGTIVFTFAIMSSLFLGYKIINSNLNNKQKICLLILMAATIRILWLLNADNTPVSDFKVMYEAAKAFAQGDSSYFKGNSYIARFPHLTITVLYMSLIEYLSPQYNLLVMKVINLFLGLLVLVLIYFISYELFNDKRKALLSLLIGSIFPPLVTYTSVFCSENLAMPFYLLSVYLFFKSMKNDKYKFLGFSSAFLAIGNLCRMIAIVILIAYSLYIILYLKDNISRKVLNILFIITPYIMIMVLVSNILKNMDITENQLWRGSEPKITNVLKGTNISNLGMWNVEDAQMIEKYLNNYDELDEKCKETIYLRLTSNSPIKLVVFYVVKLAAQWCVGDYGGSLWTQKDIPENQIIFKIATFGSMPFELFYIIILILIFLGLKDRKNIDAESKLNLLYLIFCGYIAAYLITENQSRYGYIVCWLFIILSVEGRDNLELLNHIYKLHQFKLIKLIGDRISLNEIKYSRNSENIANNDGEKKLKKCVQAIKNKTY; from the coding sequence ATGAATAAATTAAATGTAGTATTTACTAAGTTTATGAATACAATATTAAAAATCGTATTATCAATTGTTATTGTAGCAAGTGTTGGTATGTTGTTTGTTACTATTTTAGACTTTAATGCAGGCACTATAGTATTTACTTTTGCTATAATGAGTTCACTATTTTTAGGATATAAAATAATAAATTCTAATCTTAATAATAAACAAAAAATATGTTTATTAATCTTAATGGCAGCAACAATTAGAATCCTATGGTTATTAAATGCTGATAATACACCTGTTTCTGATTTTAAAGTTATGTATGAAGCTGCTAAAGCTTTTGCTCAGGGGGATAGCAGCTACTTTAAAGGAAATTCATATATAGCAAGATTTCCACATCTAACGATAACAGTTCTATATATGTCACTAATTGAATATTTATCTCCTCAGTATAATTTATTAGTGATGAAAGTTATAAACTTATTTTTAGGGTTACTAGTGTTAGTACTAATATACTTTATAAGTTATGAATTGTTCAATGACAAAAGGAAAGCATTACTATCATTATTAATAGGTAGTATATTCCCACCGCTTGTTACCTATACTTCAGTGTTTTGTAGTGAAAACTTGGCCATGCCTTTTTATTTATTAAGCGTATATTTATTTTTTAAGAGTATGAAAAATGATAAATATAAATTTCTTGGTTTTAGCAGTGCATTTTTAGCAATTGGGAATCTATGTAGGATGATTGCTATAGTGATTTTAATTGCTTACAGTTTGTATATTATACTTTACCTAAAGGATAATATATCAAGAAAAGTATTAAATATACTCTTTATTATTACACCTTATATAATGATTATGGTTTTAGTTAGCAATATTCTTAAAAATATGGATATTACAGAAAACCAATTATGGAGAGGCAGTGAACCTAAAATAACAAATGTGCTAAAAGGAACCAATATAAGTAACCTAGGAATGTGGAATGTTGAAGATGCACAAATGATAGAAAAATACTTAAATAACTATGATGAACTTGATGAAAAATGCAAAGAAACAATTTATTTAAGGTTAACTAGTAATTCACCTATTAAATTAGTGGTTTTCTATGTAGTAAAACTTGCTGCTCAGTGGTGCGTAGGAGATTATGGAGGATCCTTATGGACTCAAAAAGATATACCTGAAAATCAAATCATATTTAAAATTGCAACTTTTGGTTCAATGCCTTTTGAGTTATTTTATATTATTATATTAATTTTGATATTTCTAGGATTGAAAGATAGAAAAAATATTGATGCAGAATCAAAATTAAATTTGCTCTATTTAATATTTTGTGGATATATAGCAGCTTATTTAATTACTGAAAACCAGAGTAGGTATGGGTATATTGTTTGTTGGTTATTTATTATATTATCTGTTGAGGGGAGAGATAATTTAGAATTATTAAATCATATTTATAAACTACATCAATTTAAACTTATAAAATTGATTGGTGATAGGATAAGTTTAAATGAAATAAAATATTCAAGAAATTCTGAAAATATTGCAAATAATGATGGGGAGAAAAAGTTGAAGAAATGTGTGCAAGCGATAAAAAATAAAACTTATTAA
- a CDS encoding ABC transporter permease, which yields MYFKLAFGNIKKSYKDYTIYFLTLILAVCIFYSFNSIDSQKALFDIKSSNANYIEKLTVTMSYFSMFVSVILGSLILYANNFLIKKRKKELGIYMTLGMGKRKISKILVTETFMVGAISLVAGLILGMAASQVLSTLILKLFDVSMNEYRFIVSMNAIGKTILYFGIMFLLVMIFNVFVVSKYKIIDLLSAYRKNEKMKFKNPYIYLTAFLLSIISLSAVYKFLLKIGIDTWNPMFRPALIIGVISTVLFFFSLSGVILYFLNKNKKVYFKGLNIFVIKQVNSKFNTHFLSMSVICLMLFTTILVLSTGIGLKKNYEAGLEKITPFDASVIIYPQGKNISLDEVFSKIDFKISENEKYTTYDEYASAVELKDLFKTEDDAFKSYTASFVKISDYNKILKLKGEKEVNLNSDEVLILSNYNKLADPINEKLKHSNKVNIKGKGYIAKNHKALQENLETSIMAENYCTIVINDEFLPESKVYKSVIDVMYTDKNREKNNEKYQEIYNNSLIGGKYESIDVPHMDAYSKDAIYFKEKGASTSELFLGLYLGMIFLISSMAVLSLQQLSEASDSIERYKALKRIGANKKMINKTIFLQTLIYFSLPVILALFHSIVGIIVVNKEISNFNQVDIRFSALMTAVIFIVVYAGYFYTTYTGYKNIVKNSI from the coding sequence ATGTATTTTAAGCTGGCCTTTGGCAATATAAAAAAGAGTTATAAGGATTATACTATATACTTCTTAACATTAATATTAGCTGTCTGTATATTTTATAGCTTTAATTCTATAGATTCACAAAAGGCACTCTTTGATATAAAATCTTCAAATGCTAATTATATAGAAAAACTAACAGTTACTATGTCTTATTTTTCAATGTTTGTATCAGTAATACTAGGAAGTTTAATATTGTATGCTAATAATTTTCTAATAAAAAAACGTAAAAAAGAGTTAGGTATATATATGACTTTAGGAATGGGAAAGAGAAAAATATCTAAGATTTTAGTAACAGAAACTTTCATGGTAGGCGCTATATCTTTAGTTGCAGGCCTTATATTGGGAATGGCAGCATCACAGGTCTTATCTACTCTTATCTTAAAGCTGTTCGATGTTTCTATGAATGAATATAGATTTATAGTTTCTATGAATGCTATAGGAAAGACTATATTATATTTTGGAATAATGTTTTTACTTGTAATGATTTTTAATGTATTTGTTGTTTCTAAGTACAAAATAATCGACTTACTTTCAGCATATAGAAAAAATGAAAAAATGAAATTTAAAAATCCATATATATATTTGACAGCATTTTTGTTAAGTATAATATCTCTTTCAGCTGTATATAAATTTCTATTAAAGATAGGGATAGATACATGGAATCCAATGTTTAGGCCAGCACTAATTATTGGTGTAATTAGTACAGTACTATTTTTCTTTAGTTTATCTGGAGTTATATTATATTTTTTAAATAAAAATAAGAAGGTATATTTCAAGGGATTGAACATATTCGTTATAAAGCAGGTAAATAGCAAGTTTAATACACATTTTTTATCAATGTCAGTAATATGTTTAATGCTATTTACTACAATACTTGTATTATCTACAGGAATAGGTCTTAAGAAAAATTATGAAGCAGGCCTTGAAAAAATAACACCTTTTGATGCTAGTGTGATCATATACCCTCAGGGTAAAAATATTTCTTTAGATGAAGTGTTTAGTAAAATTGATTTTAAAATAAGTGAAAATGAAAAATATACAACTTATGATGAATATGCTTCAGCAGTAGAACTTAAGGATTTATTTAAAACTGAAGATGATGCTTTTAAAAGTTATACAGCAAGCTTTGTAAAAATATCTGATTACAATAAAATATTAAAACTAAAAGGTGAAAAAGAAGTTAATTTAAATAGTGATGAGGTTTTAATCTTATCAAATTATAACAAATTAGCTGATCCAATTAATGAAAAATTAAAGCATAGCAATAAAGTTAATATTAAAGGAAAAGGGTATATAGCGAAAAATCACAAGGCACTACAAGAAAATCTTGAAACTTCTATAATGGCAGAAAATTATTGCACTATAGTAATAAATGATGAGTTTTTACCAGAGAGTAAAGTTTATAAATCCGTGATAGATGTAATGTATACTGATAAAAATAGAGAAAAAAACAATGAAAAATACCAAGAAATTTATAATAATTCTTTGATTGGTGGTAAGTATGAAAGCATAGATGTCCCACATATGGATGCCTATTCAAAGGATGCCATTTATTTTAAGGAAAAGGGAGCTTCAACTTCTGAATTATTTCTTGGTTTATATTTAGGTATGATATTTTTGATATCAAGTATGGCTGTATTATCACTTCAGCAATTATCAGAAGCTAGTGACAGTATAGAAAGATATAAAGCTTTAAAGAGAATTGGTGCTAATAAAAAAATGATAAATAAAACCATCTTTCTTCAAACCTTAATATATTTCAGCCTTCCAGTAATTCTTGCATTATTTCATTCAATTGTTGGCATTATTGTAGTTAACAAAGAGATAAGTAATTTCAATCAAGTAGATATTAGATTTTCAGCGTTAATGACGGCTGTAATATTTATTGTAGTATATGCAGGATATTTCTATACAACATATACAGGCTATAAGAACATAGTGAAAAATAGCATTTAG
- a CDS encoding ABC transporter ATP-binding protein — MKNILDIEKIEKYYGNKGNLTKAIDNISFKVDEGEFVGIMGPSGSGKTTLLNCISTIDSVTAGKILINGNDITRLKSKELDKFRQNELGFIFQDFNLLDTLTAYENIALALTIKGEDTYKIDKEIQAIAEHLEIGKVLNKYPYEMSGGQKQRVASARAIVTNPSLVLADEPTGALDSKSARLLLERFEILNNNLKTTILMVTHDSFTASYAHRILFIKDGRIFNELIRGKDTRKEFFNKIIEVISVLGGDDNNVF, encoded by the coding sequence ATGAAAAACATATTAGATATAGAAAAAATTGAAAAGTATTATGGCAATAAAGGGAATTTAACAAAGGCAATAGATAATATAAGCTTTAAGGTAGATGAGGGAGAGTTTGTTGGAATAATGGGGCCTTCTGGAAGTGGCAAAACTACCCTTCTTAATTGTATATCAACTATTGATAGTGTTACTGCAGGAAAGATATTGATAAATGGTAATGACATTACAAGGTTAAAATCAAAAGAATTAGATAAGTTTAGGCAAAATGAGCTAGGTTTTATATTTCAGGACTTTAATTTATTGGATACACTTACAGCTTATGAGAATATTGCTTTAGCCTTAACAATAAAGGGAGAGGACACCTATAAAATAGATAAAGAAATACAAGCAATAGCAGAACATTTAGAAATAGGAAAAGTACTTAATAAATATCCTTATGAGATGTCAGGTGGGCAAAAACAAAGAGTTGCTTCAGCAAGGGCAATTGTAACTAATCCATCTTTAGTTCTTGCTGATGAACCAACAGGGGCACTAGACTCAAAATCAGCGAGGCTGCTTCTTGAAAGGTTTGAAATTTTAAATAATAATTTGAAAACTACAATACTTATGGTTACCCACGATTCTTTTACAGCAAGCTATGCTCATAGAATACTTTTTATTAAGGATGGAAGAATCTTCAATGAGCTCATAAGAGGTAAGGACACAAGAAAAGAATTTTTTAATAAAATCATAGAAGTTATATCCGTTCTTGGAGGTGATGATAACAATGTATTTTAA
- a CDS encoding 2-dehydropantoate 2-reductase N-terminal domain-containing protein, protein MKILMIGRGVISTQYGWALEQAGNYVTFYVRPGRINHYGDIVNLKILDGRKNKKGDLVNKAWKIKMIEELSSNHDFDLIMVSVNHNQLSNIINWLEPLVNNSTVLIFNNIIDEPLNSIGSIPKEQVVWGFPGAGGSFINKNTLDGGFMKNIFMGFIDNTTNKSRYSMVTSLFKNAGFGISEKKDMRNWLWFHFITNASMMAAASKVGSLNNLFDSADAFKDFTFILRELISLMDAKGSKVSLLTNIAVNLPAGIVAFVMKLALAEGKLPRKIMRSASGSENLKAESNVIFVRDTLAEARRLGISLPRLESLDSPIYREL, encoded by the coding sequence ATGAAAATTTTAATGATAGGCAGAGGAGTAATTTCAACACAATATGGGTGGGCTTTAGAACAAGCAGGGAATTATGTAACATTTTATGTTCGTCCAGGAAGAATCAATCATTATGGCGATATAGTGAATTTAAAGATATTAGATGGTAGAAAGAATAAAAAAGGTGATTTAGTAAATAAAGCTTGGAAAATCAAAATGATAGAAGAATTGTCATCTAACCATGATTTTGATTTGATTATGGTTAGTGTAAATCATAATCAATTAAGTAATATAATAAATTGGCTAGAACCACTTGTTAATAATTCAACTGTTTTAATATTTAATAATATTATTGATGAGCCATTAAATTCAATTGGATCAATACCAAAAGAGCAAGTCGTTTGGGGATTCCCAGGAGCCGGTGGATCTTTTATAAATAAGAACACATTAGATGGTGGGTTCATGAAAAACATATTTATGGGCTTCATTGATAATACTACTAATAAATCTAGATATAGCATGGTAACTAGTTTATTTAAAAATGCAGGTTTTGGTATTTCTGAAAAGAAAGATATGCGTAATTGGCTATGGTTTCACTTCATTACTAATGCAAGTATGATGGCTGCAGCATCAAAAGTGGGTTCACTTAATAATCTATTTGATTCTGCAGATGCCTTTAAAGATTTTACTTTTATATTAAGGGAACTTATTTCATTAATGGATGCTAAAGGCTCTAAGGTAAGTTTATTAACAAATATTGCAGTGAATCTACCTGCAGGTATTGTGGCGTTTGTAATGAAATTAGCATTGGCTGAAGGTAAGCTGCCAAGAAAAATAATGAGAAGTGCTAGCGGGAGTGAAAATCTAAAAGCTGAAAGTAATGTGATATTTGTACGCGATACCCTTGCTGAAGCACGTAGATTAGGGATATCACTTCCACGACTTGAATCTTTAGATTCTCCTATTTATAGAGAATTGTAG
- a CDS encoding TetR/AcrR family transcriptional regulator — translation MNEKDPRAVRTKNLIKESFVKLLEEKDFKYITIKDITTKATINRATFYAHYLDKYILLEELVIDCFEEMLPIEILNATHLNEGIIKELILFLYEYNTSFYEKRKIDSTSIASTVDNLLKYKIENLIEKILNSMAVRNEVDSKDINILVKLISSSVYSCAQYCYFNNDNREYNIKKTQAFIMNGIKAVSLHTLM, via the coding sequence ATGAATGAAAAAGACCCACGAGCAGTAAGAACAAAAAATTTGATTAAAGAATCTTTTGTCAAATTACTTGAGGAAAAAGACTTTAAATATATAACAATTAAGGATATTACAACAAAGGCAACTATAAATAGAGCAACTTTTTATGCTCATTATTTAGATAAGTATATTTTGCTAGAAGAACTTGTTATAGATTGCTTTGAAGAAATGTTACCAATAGAAATTTTAAACGCTACACATTTGAATGAGGGAATTATAAAGGAACTTATTTTATTCCTTTACGAATACAATACCTCATTTTATGAAAAGCGCAAAATTGATTCCACATCTATAGCTTCTACTGTAGATAATTTATTAAAATATAAAATAGAAAATCTTATTGAAAAAATATTAAATAGTATGGCAGTTAGAAATGAAGTCGATTCTAAAGACATAAATATATTAGTCAAACTAATTTCCTCATCAGTATATAGTTGTGCTCAATATTGCTATTTTAATAACGATAATAGAGAATACAATATAAAAAAAACACAAGCCTTTATTATGAACGGGATAAAAGCTGTTAGCTTACACACTTTGATGTAA